A window from Lactiplantibacillus pentosus encodes these proteins:
- the priA gene encoding primosomal protein N' codes for MAQIAQVLVDVPTMQTNRPYSYQIPAAWQSQVQPGMRVVVPFGRGKRRVQGFVLACDDVTNFDGELKPIDAVVDLAPVLNTEGLAMTKWLAESTFSFQITCAQTMLPAVMRAKYEKQLRTTATTPDEIRETLFGGQSMVPFDTVATTPAIVSQLLRLQAAGQVDVYYQVKNQARRKTQTALKARLSIPELEAEKANVRAGAKQQMAILQGLITLNGETMVQKAFCTRFKVNESAIRTAAQKGWLEKIAVEVYRDPYASHDIKATKALKLNDEQQVAVDQITAAVDQAATTTFLLEGVTGSGKTEVYLQSMAAALAQGKTALMLVPEISLTPQMVQRVKGRFGKAVAVLHSGLSSGEKYDEWRRIQRGEAQVVVGARSAVFAPLKNIGLIVMDEEHESTYKQDDAPRYHARQVALWRSQYHHCPVVLGSATPSLETRARAEKGVYQRLLLADRVNRRPLPKVSIIDMKKEMQQHAESNFSAPLLVALQDRLERHEQSVLMLNRRGYSSFVLCRDCGFVLKCPNCDISLTLHMDTHTMKCHYCGHEEAIPRTCPNCHSRQIRYYGTGTEKVEEELQDLLPDATIIRMDNDTTRKKGAHEKLLAKFGSGEADILIGTQMIAKGLDFPNVTLVGVLNADTALGLPDFRASERTFQLLTQVSGRAGRAEKTGHVYIQTFNPDHYAIRFAQHHDYEGFFKYEMQMRHRGGYPPYYFTVQITASDLEEAVAAKRMYQLLQWLRPRLAPSTILLGPTPKPIARVNRRYYYQIVIKYKQEPNLAKTLTTLLHETQAQQRQGLQIGIDVEPLHFM; via the coding sequence GTGGCACAAATTGCCCAAGTTTTAGTCGATGTGCCCACTATGCAGACAAATCGACCGTATAGTTATCAGATTCCAGCTGCGTGGCAATCCCAGGTGCAGCCTGGCATGCGCGTCGTCGTCCCATTTGGTCGTGGAAAACGGCGGGTCCAAGGCTTTGTGTTGGCTTGTGATGATGTCACTAATTTTGATGGTGAACTTAAACCAATCGATGCGGTGGTCGATTTGGCACCGGTGTTGAACACAGAAGGCTTAGCGATGACCAAGTGGCTCGCTGAGAGTACCTTTTCATTTCAAATCACCTGTGCTCAAACCATGTTACCAGCCGTCATGCGGGCTAAATATGAGAAACAACTGCGAACAACAGCGACGACGCCTGACGAAATTCGCGAGACCTTGTTTGGTGGTCAATCAATGGTCCCGTTTGATACGGTCGCCACGACCCCGGCCATTGTCAGTCAGCTCTTGCGACTGCAAGCAGCTGGTCAGGTCGATGTTTATTACCAAGTGAAAAATCAAGCGCGGCGTAAGACCCAAACGGCACTGAAAGCAAGATTGTCGATTCCAGAACTTGAAGCTGAGAAGGCCAACGTTCGGGCGGGGGCTAAGCAACAAATGGCCATCTTACAAGGCCTAATTACGCTAAATGGTGAAACGATGGTGCAAAAAGCCTTTTGTACGCGGTTTAAGGTCAATGAGAGTGCCATCCGAACCGCTGCACAGAAGGGGTGGCTCGAAAAAATCGCGGTCGAAGTTTATCGCGATCCCTATGCCAGTCACGATATTAAGGCAACTAAGGCTTTGAAGTTGAACGATGAGCAGCAGGTTGCGGTCGATCAGATTACTGCAGCCGTTGATCAGGCTGCGACGACTACCTTCTTATTGGAGGGTGTGACGGGGAGCGGAAAGACCGAAGTCTACCTGCAATCGATGGCGGCCGCCCTGGCTCAGGGGAAGACCGCATTGATGCTCGTGCCCGAAATCTCATTGACGCCACAGATGGTCCAACGCGTGAAGGGGCGGTTCGGGAAAGCCGTGGCCGTTCTTCACAGTGGCCTCTCCAGTGGTGAAAAATATGATGAGTGGCGTCGGATTCAACGTGGTGAAGCCCAAGTCGTAGTCGGCGCTCGTTCTGCGGTATTTGCACCACTGAAAAATATCGGGTTGATCGTCATGGATGAGGAACACGAAAGTACTTACAAACAGGATGATGCACCGCGGTATCATGCGCGCCAAGTGGCGTTATGGCGGAGTCAGTATCATCATTGCCCAGTTGTTCTCGGGTCCGCGACCCCTTCATTAGAGACGCGTGCACGGGCTGAAAAAGGGGTCTATCAGCGATTGTTGCTAGCAGACCGGGTCAATCGACGGCCGTTGCCTAAAGTTTCCATCATTGATATGAAAAAGGAGATGCAGCAACATGCCGAGAGTAATTTTTCGGCCCCATTACTTGTCGCGCTGCAGGATCGGCTTGAACGTCATGAACAAAGTGTGTTGATGTTAAATCGACGCGGGTACTCTTCGTTTGTGCTCTGCCGAGATTGTGGATTTGTCTTGAAATGCCCTAATTGTGATATTTCACTGACGTTACACATGGATACCCACACCATGAAATGCCATTATTGTGGCCATGAAGAAGCGATTCCGCGGACGTGTCCCAACTGTCATAGCCGTCAGATTCGTTATTACGGGACGGGAACGGAAAAAGTCGAAGAAGAATTACAGGACTTGCTTCCAGACGCAACGATCATTCGAATGGATAATGATACGACGCGTAAGAAGGGCGCCCACGAGAAGCTACTAGCCAAGTTTGGCAGTGGTGAAGCGGATATCTTGATTGGAACTCAGATGATTGCCAAGGGCCTTGATTTTCCAAACGTCACACTGGTCGGGGTCTTGAATGCCGATACGGCCTTGGGACTGCCTGATTTTCGTGCGAGTGAACGGACCTTCCAACTTTTAACCCAAGTGAGTGGCCGGGCAGGTCGGGCGGAAAAGACCGGGCACGTCTATATTCAGACGTTTAACCCAGACCACTATGCGATTCGCTTTGCACAACATCATGACTATGAAGGCTTTTTCAAGTATGAAATGCAGATGCGGCATCGCGGTGGTTATCCACCGTACTACTTTACCGTCCAGATCACAGCGAGTGATTTGGAGGAAGCAGTCGCGGCCAAACGGATGTACCAATTATTACAGTGGCTACGGCCACGCTTGGCACCATCCACGATTTTATTAGGTCCGACGCCCAAACCGATTGCGCGTGTGAACCGGCGCTATTATTACCAAATTGTGATTAAATACAAACAGGAACCCAATCTCGCTAAAACGTTGACAACGCTGTTACATGAGACCCAAGCGCAGCAGCGTCAAGGCTTGCAGATTGGAATTGATGTAGAACCGCTGCATTTTATGTAA
- a CDS encoding ABC transporter permease: MANMNLLEQLIYYYQQNGVYVLSQFSRHFLISIYGVLFAAVVGIPIGIFIAHHSRLSGTVIAIANVIQTIPSLAMLSIIMIGLGLGVNTVIVTVFLYALLPIIKNTYTGMQNVSASILDSGKGMGMTRWQLLRMVELPLSLSVIMAGLRNALVLAIGITAIGTFVGAGGLGDIIIRGTNATDGGAIILAGALPTALMAIISDTVLAWIEKRADPTQK, from the coding sequence ATGGCTAATATGAACTTGCTGGAACAGTTGATTTATTACTACCAACAAAATGGTGTGTACGTCTTGAGTCAATTTAGTCGTCACTTCTTGATTTCAATTTATGGTGTGCTTTTTGCGGCCGTCGTCGGCATTCCGATTGGAATTTTTATTGCCCATCATAGCCGGCTGAGTGGAACGGTAATTGCCATTGCGAACGTGATTCAAACGATTCCATCATTAGCAATGCTATCGATTATCATGATTGGACTTGGCTTAGGCGTTAATACAGTGATTGTGACGGTCTTCTTGTACGCCTTGCTGCCAATTATCAAAAATACGTATACCGGGATGCAAAATGTTAGTGCCAGCATTCTCGATTCTGGTAAAGGGATGGGGATGACTCGCTGGCAATTGCTACGGATGGTTGAATTACCACTTTCGCTATCCGTTATCATGGCTGGTTTGCGAAATGCGTTGGTCTTAGCTATCGGGATTACCGCGATTGGGACCTTCGTTGGTGCTGGTGGTTTAGGAGACATCATTATTCGTGGGACTAACGCCACGGATGGTGGGGCGATCATTCTCGCCGGTGCGTTACCAACGGCCTTAATGGCGATTATTTCTGACACGGTGTTAGCCTGGATTGAAAAACGGGCGGATCCAACACAAAAATAG
- the pknB gene encoding Stk1 family PASTA domain-containing Ser/Thr kinase → MTPNYTLSGRYRIVRSLGEGGMANVYLAHDLILDRDVAVKLLRLDLRDDPKTIKRFQREALATTELVHPHIVSLYDVGEENGMQYLVMEYVKGMDLKNYIKENFPLPLQQVIDIMEQILSAVATAHAHNIIHRDLKPQNILIDEQGNAKITDFGIAVALSEHTMTQTNTILGSVHYLSPEQARGSMATKQSDIYSLGIILYEMLTGSVPFKGETAVSIALKHFQNAMPSVREFDADIPQALENVVLQATTKDPRERYATVEDMAADLLTVLSADRAGEKRFVPQDIGNDETKIMPSADIQAAIAANQDGKTQVVAHKIAQQAKSAPHDTDAHQATHDDDDDAPLPTRSWSKRHPLRRRIIFWGTVVLLLIIAVIVGLELSRPQTTKVPNVAGMSQAAATKVLKKHNLTVGKVQHAKSNQVRKNQVIKSTPAKASKVQSHSRINLVVSNGAKPMSFGNYVNDNYHDVRQTLTSAGFKVKETYSTSSVSAGQIISQDVVAGSRVMPTDTTVTFTVSAGSRYVELKDLTGESRSDILDYARSNDLNINFKQGYSSEQKSGYSFDQDPDGGGNVRTGSTVTVTMSRGSDDHTTPPKNFYVKVTIPYKALSTSSSAANDVKIYLYDDTHMIETVYRDIAIMRSTKISLPFQLTGDTKGRYRIVRNGVTIMEKNNITSENATK, encoded by the coding sequence ATGACACCCAACTATACCCTTAGCGGACGGTATCGTATCGTCCGGTCCTTAGGTGAAGGTGGGATGGCCAATGTTTACTTGGCACATGACTTAATATTAGATCGTGATGTTGCGGTCAAATTGCTCCGGCTAGACTTACGGGATGATCCGAAAACGATCAAACGATTTCAACGTGAAGCGCTAGCAACGACTGAATTAGTACATCCCCACATTGTGAGTTTGTACGATGTCGGTGAAGAGAATGGCATGCAGTACCTTGTAATGGAATACGTTAAAGGAATGGATCTCAAGAACTATATTAAAGAGAACTTTCCACTGCCATTGCAGCAAGTTATCGACATTATGGAGCAAATATTGAGTGCCGTGGCAACGGCCCACGCGCATAATATTATTCATCGGGACTTAAAACCACAAAATATCTTGATTGATGAGCAGGGAAATGCCAAAATTACGGACTTTGGGATTGCCGTCGCTTTGTCTGAACATACGATGACCCAAACCAATACGATTCTGGGGTCCGTACATTACTTGTCGCCGGAACAGGCGCGGGGTAGTATGGCAACTAAGCAGTCAGATATTTATTCACTAGGAATTATTTTATACGAAATGTTGACTGGTTCGGTACCTTTCAAAGGGGAGACGGCGGTCTCAATCGCGCTCAAGCACTTTCAGAACGCGATGCCATCGGTCCGAGAATTCGATGCTGATATTCCGCAAGCGTTAGAAAACGTTGTGCTCCAAGCAACGACGAAGGATCCCCGCGAACGGTATGCCACGGTAGAAGATATGGCCGCCGACTTATTGACGGTTTTGTCGGCAGATCGGGCAGGAGAGAAGCGCTTTGTGCCGCAAGACATTGGCAATGACGAGACAAAAATCATGCCAAGTGCGGATATCCAAGCCGCAATTGCCGCCAATCAGGATGGTAAGACACAGGTCGTCGCACATAAAATTGCGCAACAAGCTAAATCAGCACCTCATGATACTGATGCTCACCAAGCCACTCACGATGACGATGATGATGCACCACTACCAACGCGGTCATGGTCTAAACGTCATCCGTTACGGCGCCGCATCATTTTCTGGGGTACCGTCGTTCTGCTATTGATTATTGCCGTGATTGTTGGCCTTGAACTGAGCCGACCACAAACGACTAAGGTGCCGAATGTGGCGGGCATGAGTCAAGCTGCTGCGACCAAGGTATTGAAAAAGCATAACTTGACTGTTGGTAAGGTGCAACATGCCAAGAGTAATCAAGTTCGTAAAAATCAGGTCATTAAGTCGACACCAGCCAAAGCATCCAAGGTGCAGTCGCATTCGCGCATCAACCTGGTGGTCAGTAACGGCGCAAAGCCGATGAGTTTTGGTAATTATGTCAATGATAATTATCATGATGTCCGCCAAACGTTGACTTCGGCCGGTTTTAAGGTCAAGGAAACCTACAGTACGTCATCAGTCTCAGCTGGCCAAATCATCAGTCAAGATGTCGTTGCGGGTAGTCGGGTAATGCCGACAGATACGACCGTGACGTTTACGGTCAGCGCTGGTAGCCGGTATGTCGAATTGAAAGATTTAACGGGCGAGAGCCGCAGTGACATTTTGGACTATGCGCGGTCGAATGACTTGAATATCAATTTCAAACAAGGTTATTCGAGTGAGCAGAAATCAGGCTATTCATTTGATCAGGACCCGGATGGCGGCGGTAACGTCCGTACTGGGTCGACAGTGACGGTGACCATGTCACGCGGATCTGATGATCATACAACGCCACCGAAGAATTTTTATGTCAAAGTGACGATTCCGTACAAGGCGTTGTCCACGAGTAGTTCTGCGGCAAATGATGTGAAAATTTATCTTTATGATGACACTCACATGATTGAGACGGTCTATCGCGATATTGCCATCATGCGGTCGACTAAAATCAGTTTACCGTTTCAGCTGACCGGTGACACGAAGGGGCGTTACCGGATTGTTCGCAACGGGGTCACCATTATGGAAAAGAACAATATTACCAGTGAAAATGCAACAAAATAA
- the rsmB gene encoding 16S rRNA (cytosine(967)-C(5))-methyltransferase RsmB: MSTVDNTPRWLAVAALAKIKNGAYSNLQLNQLINEHRMDRRDINLLTNMVYGVIQHRLTLEFWLKPFVRHPHQLDPWVRELLLSALYQWQYLDKIPQRAVFNETIEIAKVKGHPGIRRFVTGVLHQMDRSGLPAFDTIEDPDERLSVTYSMPVWLIQELRQQLGATKMEAIIASLNQPAKQSLRVNTALSTVSDVTTALTNDGLTVEPSKISPLGLVVTDGQAINTEAMRYGMFTVQDESAQLVVPALNVQPGDQVLDACAAPGGKTTQIAAELDADAGGEVVALDIHANKVRLIGQNAARMHVADRVAATELDARKVQTQFDDESFDRILVDAPCSGLGLMRRKPEIRYKKQLQDSLNLQKIQLAILAAVAPTLKKGGIMTYSTCTILQQENQDVIAKFLADHPEFELQTTPTEQDLKADRTDKTLSIYPDDYLSDGFFIACLRKK, from the coding sequence ATGAGCACAGTTGACAACACCCCCCGCTGGTTAGCGGTGGCAGCATTAGCAAAAATCAAAAATGGGGCTTATTCAAATTTACAATTGAATCAATTGATCAATGAACACCGCATGGATCGGCGTGATATCAATTTATTGACCAACATGGTTTACGGCGTCATTCAACATCGGTTGACCTTAGAATTTTGGCTAAAACCCTTTGTTCGCCATCCGCATCAACTCGATCCGTGGGTACGCGAATTGTTATTGAGCGCCTTGTACCAATGGCAATACTTGGACAAGATTCCACAACGGGCCGTTTTCAATGAAACGATTGAAATTGCCAAAGTGAAGGGCCATCCTGGGATTCGGCGTTTTGTGACCGGTGTTTTGCATCAAATGGATCGGAGTGGCCTGCCTGCATTCGACACGATTGAAGACCCCGATGAGCGGTTGAGTGTCACTTATAGTATGCCAGTTTGGCTGATTCAAGAATTGCGGCAGCAGTTGGGCGCGACTAAGATGGAAGCGATTATTGCTTCGTTGAACCAACCGGCCAAGCAGTCGTTGCGGGTCAATACGGCCTTATCAACGGTTTCAGACGTGACGACCGCTTTAACCAACGATGGGTTAACAGTGGAACCAAGCAAGATTTCACCACTCGGGTTAGTGGTCACGGATGGACAGGCCATCAATACCGAAGCAATGCGTTACGGCATGTTCACGGTTCAAGATGAAAGTGCCCAACTGGTGGTACCAGCCTTGAATGTGCAGCCGGGTGACCAAGTTTTAGATGCCTGTGCCGCGCCTGGTGGGAAAACGACGCAGATTGCGGCTGAATTGGATGCGGATGCTGGTGGCGAAGTGGTCGCACTGGATATTCACGCCAATAAAGTGCGCCTGATTGGCCAAAATGCGGCACGGATGCACGTTGCTGACCGTGTGGCCGCAACTGAACTGGACGCTCGTAAGGTTCAAACCCAATTCGATGACGAAAGCTTTGACCGCATTTTAGTTGATGCACCATGTTCAGGGTTAGGATTAATGCGGCGTAAACCAGAAATTCGCTACAAAAAACAGTTACAAGACAGTCTGAACTTGCAAAAGATTCAGCTTGCGATTTTGGCGGCGGTCGCCCCAACCTTGAAAAAAGGTGGTATCATGACGTATAGTACGTGCACGATTTTGCAACAGGAAAATCAGGATGTGATTGCGAAATTCTTAGCTGACCATCCCGAATTTGAGTTGCAAACAACGCCAACTGAGCAAGATTTAAAAGCTGACCGGACGGATAAAACGTTATCGATTTATCCAGACGACTATTTATCTGACGGCTTTTTCATTGCTTGTTTACGAAAAAAATAA
- the coaBC gene encoding bifunctional phosphopantothenoylcysteine decarboxylase/phosphopantothenate--cysteine ligase CoaBC — MSVWTKRHVTVVVSGGIASYKALVLIRSLMKQGAVVRVAMTAHAAEFVTPLTFQTLTQQPVVLDEFTTTDPQHVVHVALADWTEVMVLVPATANLIAKVANGLADDAATTTVLATTAPKFVVPAMNSHMYANPATQRNLEQLTADGLHVLTPATGMLAEGYAGQGRLPEPEAILAWLTDQLIQLTPDLPLAGRHVVVTAGGTREALDPVRFITNRSSGKMGYALAQVAREMGATVTLISATTHLPVPTGVTIVPVDSASSLLTAVRTAFDDADILVMAAAVSDYRPTELATQKIKKPAGHGDLMLQLTETPDILKTLAAEKKHQYVVGFAAETQDLLANANRKLTHKKLDLLVANDVSQPGVGFNGDTNQVTLLRPHQQPVTTELASKTAIAKIILETAIADGALN; from the coding sequence GTGAGTGTATGGACAAAGCGCCATGTAACCGTAGTGGTTAGTGGTGGGATTGCGAGTTACAAGGCACTAGTGTTGATTCGGAGTTTAATGAAACAGGGTGCGGTAGTGCGAGTGGCAATGACTGCTCACGCCGCTGAGTTTGTAACGCCACTGACTTTTCAGACGTTGACCCAGCAACCAGTCGTTCTGGATGAATTTACGACGACTGATCCGCAGCACGTTGTCCACGTTGCCTTAGCAGATTGGACGGAAGTGATGGTGCTCGTTCCAGCCACCGCTAATTTAATTGCCAAAGTCGCAAATGGGTTGGCGGATGATGCTGCCACAACCACGGTCTTGGCGACAACTGCGCCGAAGTTTGTGGTCCCAGCAATGAATTCTCACATGTATGCGAATCCAGCAACACAGCGTAATTTGGAACAGCTTACCGCTGACGGACTGCATGTGCTGACACCAGCAACTGGGATGTTAGCGGAAGGCTACGCCGGTCAGGGGCGCTTACCTGAGCCTGAGGCAATTCTGGCGTGGCTGACGGACCAATTGATTCAGCTTACACCTGATTTACCGTTGGCGGGACGCCACGTCGTTGTGACGGCTGGTGGGACGCGTGAAGCGTTAGACCCCGTCCGGTTTATTACTAACCGTTCATCAGGCAAGATGGGTTATGCGTTGGCACAAGTTGCGCGTGAAATGGGTGCGACCGTCACCTTGATCAGTGCAACGACCCATCTGCCAGTACCCACGGGCGTGACCATCGTTCCGGTTGACTCGGCATCGTCGCTATTAACTGCTGTTCGTACCGCTTTTGATGACGCAGATATTTTAGTCATGGCTGCGGCCGTTTCGGACTATCGACCGACAGAGCTGGCGACGCAGAAAATTAAGAAACCCGCTGGTCATGGCGATTTGATGCTTCAATTAACGGAAACGCCTGATATTCTCAAAACGTTGGCAGCCGAAAAGAAGCATCAGTATGTGGTTGGTTTTGCCGCCGAAACGCAGGATTTGCTAGCAAACGCCAATCGAAAATTAACTCATAAAAAGTTGGACTTGTTAGTTGCTAATGACGTTTCACAACCAGGCGTTGGCTTTAATGGTGATACCAACCAAGTGACGTTATTGCGACCGCATCAGCAACCAGTGACTACGGAATTAGCATCTAAGACGGCGATTGCCAAAATCATTTTAGAGACGGCAATTGCGGACGGTGCACTGAATTAG
- the rpoZ gene encoding DNA-directed RNA polymerase subunit omega gives MILYPSVDDLLKQVNSRYSLIMLASKRAHELDAGAPPMLSEYKSVKTIGRAMEEIAAGDLMIDPDEIDED, from the coding sequence ATGATTTTATATCCATCAGTTGATGATTTATTAAAGCAAGTTAACTCACGGTATTCACTGATTATGTTAGCCAGCAAGCGGGCCCACGAATTAGATGCCGGTGCGCCACCAATGCTTAGTGAATACAAGTCAGTTAAGACGATCGGTCGGGCAATGGAAGAAATTGCCGCTGGTGACTTAATGATCGATCCAGATGAAATCGACGAAGACTAG
- a CDS encoding Stp1/IreP family PP2C-type Ser/Thr phosphatase — protein MDFAYRSDIGQKRDENEDYVGFFQNKAGINFAIVADGIGGHQGGDVASEMAVSHMGFRFENTTFQEPNDAVKWLASEVQDENQHIIEKAREFSDLNGMGTTMVAALLFDQKFLMANIGDSRGYLFRDGKLHQLTEDHSLVNELVKRGEISAEQAREHPQKNIITRTLGISPDADIDTNLYQMQAGDQLLLCSDGLTNMVTDDQLATVLATQQTATQKCETLIKLANAAGGKDNITALIMALDGEVASK, from the coding sequence ATGGATTTTGCATACCGGTCGGATATTGGCCAAAAGCGTGATGAAAACGAGGACTACGTCGGCTTCTTCCAAAATAAAGCAGGGATCAACTTTGCAATCGTAGCGGATGGTATTGGCGGTCATCAAGGGGGCGACGTGGCTTCTGAGATGGCCGTGTCGCACATGGGTTTTCGGTTTGAAAATACGACGTTTCAAGAACCCAACGATGCTGTCAAATGGCTCGCCAGCGAGGTTCAGGACGAAAATCAACACATTATCGAAAAAGCGCGCGAGTTTTCGGACTTAAATGGGATGGGCACGACGATGGTTGCAGCACTCCTGTTTGATCAGAAATTCTTGATGGCTAATATCGGTGATAGTCGCGGGTACCTCTTTCGTGACGGCAAATTACACCAGCTCACGGAAGACCATTCGTTAGTCAACGAACTTGTCAAACGTGGTGAAATTTCCGCCGAACAAGCGCGCGAACATCCACAAAAGAATATTATTACGCGGACACTCGGAATTTCGCCAGACGCGGATATTGATACTAATCTGTACCAGATGCAGGCCGGCGATCAATTATTGCTATGTTCAGATGGTTTAACTAATATGGTGACTGACGACCAACTCGCCACAGTGTTAGCAACGCAGCAAACTGCGACGCAGAAGTGTGAGACTTTGATTAAGTTAGCGAACGCAGCTGGCGGTAAGGATAATATTACCGCCCTGATTATGGCACTTGATGGTGAGGTGGCCAGTAAATGA
- the fmt gene encoding methionyl-tRNA formyltransferase: MTSIVFMGTPAFAAPILESLIKADYQILGVVTQPDRRVGRKHVLTASPVKEVAVAHDIPVFQPEKIGGSPEMQQIIDLQPDLIVTAAFGQFLPTKLLKAAKIGAVNVHGSLLPKYRGGAPVQYAIINGESETGITIIYMVKKMDAGDMLAQRAIPIEASDDTGTMFDKLSLVGRDLLLETLPKLIAGEIQAVPQDEDQVTFAPNIQPEQEVLDFFTKTAAEIDHQVRGMRPAPIAYAMMDGKRTKFWDVTPLDEGPVTQEPGQVVRKTKHELVIAAADHTALAINQLQPAGKPKMTITDFLNGAADKFATGEQVIRK; encoded by the coding sequence ATGACATCGATCGTTTTTATGGGAACACCCGCATTTGCGGCACCAATTCTCGAAAGTTTAATTAAAGCAGATTATCAAATTTTGGGTGTGGTCACCCAACCAGACCGACGCGTGGGTCGTAAACACGTTTTAACTGCCTCGCCAGTCAAAGAAGTGGCTGTTGCGCATGACATTCCGGTCTTTCAACCTGAAAAAATCGGCGGCAGTCCTGAAATGCAGCAAATTATTGACTTGCAGCCGGATTTAATCGTGACGGCCGCTTTTGGACAATTTTTACCAACGAAACTATTGAAAGCTGCCAAGATTGGCGCGGTCAATGTTCACGGCTCGTTATTACCGAAGTACCGTGGTGGTGCGCCGGTGCAATATGCCATCATTAACGGCGAATCAGAGACGGGCATTACCATTATTTATATGGTTAAAAAAATGGACGCCGGTGACATGCTGGCCCAACGTGCGATTCCAATCGAAGCGAGTGATGATACTGGCACGATGTTTGATAAGCTGAGCCTAGTTGGCCGTGATCTGTTATTGGAAACTTTGCCAAAACTCATCGCAGGCGAGATTCAAGCCGTGCCACAGGATGAGGACCAGGTGACGTTTGCACCTAATATTCAACCAGAACAGGAGGTCTTGGATTTCTTTACCAAGACGGCTGCTGAAATCGATCACCAAGTTCGGGGGATGCGGCCTGCGCCAATCGCCTATGCCATGATGGATGGCAAACGGACGAAGTTTTGGGACGTGACGCCGTTAGACGAAGGTCCTGTGACCCAGGAACCTGGTCAGGTGGTACGAAAGACCAAGCATGAACTGGTCATTGCGGCGGCTGACCATACCGCACTGGCAATTAATCAGTTGCAACCTGCTGGCAAACCGAAGATGACGATCACAGACTTTTTAAATGGGGCAGCAGATAAATTTGCTACCGGAGAGCAGGTTATTCGTAAATGA
- the gmk gene encoding guanylate kinase encodes MAKQGMLIVLSGPSGVGKGTVRKEIFDSDDNDFQYSVSMTTRQMRPGEVDGKDYYFVSKEEFEDEIKSGGMLEYAKYVDNYYGTPLKYIKQSLAAGKDVFLEIEVNGAMQVRKKMPDGVFIFLTPPDLMELKHRIIGRGTDDMSVINKRMAKAVDEIKMMRNYDYAVINDEVPLAAERIKAIIRSERFSVKRVMPEYEEMLGDVES; translated from the coding sequence ATGGCGAAACAAGGCATGTTAATCGTCTTATCAGGTCCTTCTGGTGTCGGTAAAGGTACTGTTCGGAAGGAAATATTTGACTCAGATGATAACGATTTTCAATATTCAGTCTCGATGACGACGCGGCAGATGCGTCCGGGCGAAGTAGACGGCAAGGACTACTATTTTGTGTCCAAAGAAGAATTCGAGGATGAAATTAAGAGTGGCGGGATGCTTGAATATGCCAAGTATGTTGACAATTACTATGGAACGCCCTTAAAATATATTAAGCAGTCATTAGCGGCTGGCAAAGACGTTTTCTTAGAAATTGAAGTTAACGGTGCGATGCAAGTTCGCAAAAAGATGCCTGATGGGGTGTTTATCTTTTTGACACCGCCGGACTTAATGGAATTGAAGCACCGAATCATCGGTCGTGGGACGGATGATATGAGTGTGATCAACAAACGGATGGCTAAAGCCGTTGATGAAATCAAAATGATGCGGAATTATGATTACGCCGTAATTAATGACGAAGTCCCGTTAGCCGCTGAACGAATCAAAGCAATTATTCGTAGTGAACGGTTTAGTGTCAAACGGGTGATGCCTGAGTATGAAGAAATGTTAGGAGATGTGGAATCATGA